A window of Bombina bombina isolate aBomBom1 chromosome 5, aBomBom1.pri, whole genome shotgun sequence genomic DNA:
GACTTGCTAACAGGACTTTCCCTAAGCAAACAAGCCCAACTTGGTCCCAGGATGTTCAGTCTCGGGCTGGTCTGAAATCCTTTCCTATATACTCAGACTTATGAGGGTTTCTTGGTCTGATGTACAGTTTGAGGGACATGCTATTATATTGGGGATTCTAATACCTGGGACTTGAGATACATTTCAGTTGCTGCAACGAATTACTAATATATATTTCATGTTTTTGTTCTCTCCCAATAGCGGTAATTTACTACACTGGTTTTCTCTAAAATGTGATAGCTCTTTGGGATGTAATATAAATGTTAAGGTGCTCTATAATTGTTACTGAATCATTTTATCTATATATTTGATTAAGCTAGTTATTATTTGCTAAGCATGTTTTTTACTAATATACTAGCCCCTTATGATGTAATATAGCTGTTAAAGCTATCTACAGCTGCCACTAAACTATTGtacccatatatatgatatagcccAGTATCTACTTAGGACTCTAGTATTTTGCTAACCTCATAATTCCTGCATATTTACTACACTTTATACAGCAGATCTATCTGTTGGTCCCTAGAGAATATGATCATCTATATATGAGTTTAATAATCAGAGTTAGAGACAGTTTAAGATAATATAGGCCCAGAAGCACATATTGTACTACTTATCTTTAACACTGTTATTGCTTAGTTTACTCTATAATTCTTAGCATTTCTATTCTACTATGGTGATACCAATCAGTATGTTATGATTGCACAGTTGAAGTATACTATGGTAGCCATTTCTAATATAATATGGCTTGCTTAGCAATGTTTAATATTCCTGCTACCAGTGGTATTTCCTAATGCATTTCATGCATGCATATTTTCCTTACttcaggtccaaaagaggccttctCAAAGAAAATCCTCCCCTATTACAATACTACTTGCATTGGAGGCTCAAAAGTGGCCTTATCTGTTTTAAGGAGGTAACAAAAATTAGGGTTTGACCTAGTTACCATCTGTGACACATTTAAGCAACTATTTAGATTACAGATTTTATTTATGTGTTCTATGCATCCGCCATAATGTCAGTATTTACTTGTACTTATCGTAATTGAGCTCGATGCTCGCAAGAGTTATGTATTTACTATGCTTGTATGTGTATGCGACTTtaacccttaataaaaaaaaaaaaatcaagggacTGTCAACTATGCAACAAGGTGCTGCACTGACTTATCTCCTCTATATAGTCGCACACAACACTCTCCCTGTCCTATTGGAGTTTAGCATGCAAGAACCTGTAGTTCCGAGAGCAATTAAAATGCAAAACAGTGGTGCTACAATGCCTGCAAAGAACCAGGCCCTGCAAggtcaaattacttttttttttttttttttttttttttttttttttttaaagacattttgTGCCCCTTTTAGATCTTAAGCAACAAGAACAGTCCCCGAAAAAAAGAGACCATCCCATTCTATCAAGGACATATGTTCGCACTGAGATATTTTCAAAGTGGAAAAATGCTTTTTGGAAATCTTCAGTATTTGATaggttattattattgctattattaattATCCATCTGATTCTGCAGGTCTATAGTGgggatacaataaaataaaaataagactgaAGCCAGACTGAGACAGATGGTTTACATAGGAAGGTTTCCCATTGCTACATATAAAGGGGGGGGTTATGGTGGGTAGAAAGGCAAGAAAGAAAAAGAGACTCCATTGTAAACCCCCCTCCCTCCTAAAATTTTAGAgattttgagtattttttttttttttctttctttcatgattcagagtgattatgtgattttaaaccactttccaatttatttctattatctaatttgttttgttttctttatattctttgttgaaaaggatagctAGTTAGACgcatgagctgctgattggtgcctgcacagatatgcctcatgttattaaaTCACCAATGTGTATAACTCCCAGTGTTGCTTTGTTAacaggatatcaaaagaataaagcaaattagataatagaaaatacaattttaaacaattttcgaatttacttctatctgaatcatgaaagcaatgcactactggtttctaactgaacaatgggtaaaactaggttctttgctgctccctggcttacctagataaacctttcagcaaagaataacaagagaaagaagcaaattaaataatagaagtaaattggaaagtttctagctgaaaatgtattcttaaaattacatgctctatctgaatcatgcaactttaattttgactctcaTATCTCTTTTaatcttaatatccctttttatTCTAAAATCAAGTataccttttttattttctcttcagGTATAATGCTGCCAACATGTCTGTTACCTCTATGCTTCGTGAACGCATAGCTATTGCTAAAGAGCTGATGAAAAGAGCTGAAACCCTCTCAAGGTCTCGAGTTGGAGGTGTGGAAGGAGGAGTAAAATTATGCAGCAAGTTGAAAGCAGAATTAAAATTCCTGCAAAAAGTAGAAGCTGGCAAAGTAGCCATTAAAGAGTCACACCTTCAAAGCACCAATCTCACTCACCTAAAAGCTATCATTGAATCAGCAGAAAGCCTGGAAGAGGTTATTGGCGTTCTTCATGTCTTCAGCTACAACGACCAGTTTGGTGAAAAGCAAACTCTGGTAGTGGATGTTGTAGCAAATGGTGGTCATACTTGGGTAAAAGCTATTGGACGGAAGGCTGAAGCTCTACACAACATATGGTTAGGTCGTGGTCAGTATGGGGACAAAAGTGTCATTGAACAAGCAGAGGACTTTTTACAAGCAAGCTGCCAGCAACCTGTACAGTATAGCAATCCCCATATCGTATTTGCTTTTTATAACAGTGTTTCCAAACCTATGGCTGAGAAGTTAAAAGATATGGGCATCTCTGTACGTGGGGATATAGTTGCTGTTAACACCATGCAGGAATATCCACAGGATGAGAATTACCCAAGTGGCAGCGAATCAGATGATGACAGCTCAGAGCTTCTAGAAGTAAGCAAAGTTGACAGAGAAAATATAGTTGCCAGTATTGCTTTCCCCACGGAGATCAAGGTAGAAGTGTGCAATCGAGTGAATTTGGACATCACAACATTAATTACTTATGTATCTGCCCTCAGCCATGGAGGCTGCCACTTGATCTTTAAAGAAAAGGTTTTGACAGAGCAAGCAGCCCAGGAAAGGCAAGAGAAGGTGCTTCCAAAGTTGTGCTCATTCATGGAGGGAAAGGAGCTATTTGCCTCTGAATGTGCTGTAAAGGATTTTCAGTCCATATTGGAAACCTTGGGTGGaccaggggagagggagagagctgcATCTCTTATAAAGAGGATCACTGTGGTTCCAGACCAGCCTTCTGAACGTGCCTTAAAACTAGCTATTAGCTCGAAAATTAATTCCCGCTCTATTTCAATTTTTGGAACTGGGGACACCTTAAAAGCCATCACAATGACTGCTAACAGCGGTTTTGTCAGAGCTGCAGCCAACCAGGGTGTCAAGTTTAGCGTATTCATTCACCAGCCTAGAGCACTAACTGAGAGCAAAGAATCTTCAGCTACCCCGTTACCAAAGAATTATGCATCTTCAGATTTTCTCTGACTGTAGCTTAATTACTACAGCCATAGTAAAACTTTACAAAGTCCCTTAACAGTTCTTGTGTTCATTGGGTAATCActaaatgtaaaagcatatttagtaGAAGAATAAAATGGATATGCtgtcaagttttatttttttaatgaagtgCTATAAATATCTTTATGGAGTAACAATAAAAGTGTTAAGGGACCACTGTATCTTTATTTTGTCTGTATGCAGTCTATGGGCTGTTTCTTTCAGAAACAGATTCTAGTCAGCTTTGGGTGATTTGCAAACACATGCAGTGTATCATGGATTGAAATCAAGCTAAaagggattttaaagggacataacactcatatgctaaatcacttgaacgtgatgcaggataactgtaaaaagaaaatatcacctgaacatctctatatagaaaaaaaaaagatatttagtttaaaatttcttcagcttacaagAGTAAGAGCTCTGGTaaattatacttcagctactgtcctgCTGCGAgctaaaaaaaaattagcaaatcgTCATCAGTAGTGCTGAGCTTATGCATTGCTCTGcttgatttcatgagatttcactgaaatcttgtgagatttcataataaatgaccttaaactgaataggtaaataacataACTGTGCTTGCAGACACCAGATGCACACACCCTTATAAGTCCTGggactatgctgcatcactttctagtgcttcaacatttgggtatcctgtccctttaagcctttagcAATGCGGCCGTGCTAGTCGCTAAGGGGAGGTAGCTTAAAGGGCTCTGATTAGTGCAGGCCCTGCCAATAGCAGTGAGaccacactatttctgcatgcctcagcagTGAGGTAATGCAGAAATGCTATTGAGTTAACCCCTGTGCTCATAATGGGATACCTCCATTACATGAGCTACTCAATGAGATTACTTACAGTCAAAGCACTACAAACTTTTAGCATTCAATCAAGAACTCCATCCTTGTAATATTTGGCCTTTTTTTGCTATAAATTACTAGGAAACCTAAGCATATGAGGAATTTCtaagtgttagaaaataatctattttgaggtatttttctttagctacactagtagcataaaaattattattaataaaggctaaaaaaaaaatactttatgcttacctgataaattcaattctttttttgtggtccacaatcctttactcatggaattactcttctctaccactaggagtaggcaaagattcccaaacaccaagagctctataaaatccctcccacaCATAACTCAATCTAACATAGCCAAGCAGGTGAGgtaagaaaaaagtaaaaagagccaaaaaaaggagcagggaaaaaaagatgtgctgaaaaaaaatctaaccccaaaaaaacaaagggtggggtcccgtggattctcaccaccatgaaagaaatgaatttatcaggtaagcataaattatgttttctttcatacaggtgatgaaAGTCCaaaatccattactcatgggaactaatacccaagctgtggagtccactagTAATGACATAAAGGCAGGGATTTCATAAcatctttttcactgagaaaatagaTACACAACCCcagagaattctttttttttttttttaattttataatgcaCCTACAAACAGGCATAACTATTAAACTGAGACAACTGgctaaagaacctttctaccaaaggctgcttcagagaaagcaaaaacataaaaatggtacaatttagAAAAAggatgtaaagaagaccaagtagctgccttgcaaatttgatcaactgaagcctcattcttaaaagcgcaactgacctagtagaataagccgtaatcgGCTGCTGTGGAGGCTGACCTACcttcaaataagctttgtaaatcaaaagttttaaccaagaggataaagaaatagcagaggccttctgaccttttctagatcCATAGAaaagaacaaactagaagtttgtttaAAATCCGTAGTAGCATCAACTTAATATTTAAATGCCttaacaacatccagagaatgaaaagacctttcagaagcattcttaggattaggacacagcaggAACAATCCACCAAAGTTggctgaagaaacaaccttaggcaaaaaatgaAATGTctgtaaaacagctttatcttgatgaaaaatcaaataaggagtcTGCCAAGAAAGTGTagacagttcagaaactcttctagcagaggataTAGCCAAAGGAAAAAACACTTAGTTGTAGTTTATTGTCCAATTTAtgtataggttcaaaaggaggagcctacaaaacccttaacactaggttaagattccaaAGAGGATAAATAGGCTTGATAATAGGTTTAATACAGACCAGACCCTGAAAATCGGGAagataagcaatctttctgtggaacaaaactgaaagagctgaaatctgccctttcagagaactggcagatagacccttatATAGGCCATCCTGcaaaaaactgaagaatcctaggagtTCTAAAAGAATACCATGCAAAATCATGATGTATACATCAGGAAAAGAAAGTTtaccaaaccttgtgataaatcttcatAGAAACAGGTTTGCAAGCATGAATCAGAGTtccaatcacagaatctgagaaaccactATGTCTCAGAATTaaccgttcaatttccatgccatcaaatttagagacttgagatccagataGGGGAGGGAACAGACAAGCAGGCttaaatgaccaaggaactactagagcatccacttcctctgcctgaggatccagggaccttgcaaagtacctgggaagttttttgttcaaACTAGAGGCCATATGATCTCTTTCTGGCAGACCCCAAAgaaccacaatctgattgaacacatcctggtaaagagaccactcccctggatgtagagtctgacgactgagaaagtcttgcctcccaattgttcacacctggaatgtgaattgcagagACTAGATAAGAATTGGCTTCGGCCCAAGTGAGAATCCAAGATACCTCAatcatagccagggaactgtgagttcccccctgatggttgatataagcaacttcAGTGACATTGGAAACAAAGctaagactcccttttcaacagaggccaagcttgaagagacAACATATGAACACAGGAGAATTATAGGGAAGGAGACTATAGGATTTTGAGCAATCAAGCATATAGGAGGAATGATGGGAGAAAGAGTATATCAGACTCTGATTATCAGAGATTAGGTGCTAAACTCAAATTCAGAGTAAGGACTAGAAGTACAAACTATGAGCAGACAAATAAAATTGGGCGTTATTTTAAAAGAAAAGTTGATCACGTACAAGAACCACCTTTTTTTAGGGAATCCAGGGAGGGACATAATAGAATCACGGAACGTCTCTAGTAGACATAGGCAAGAATGTAGAGGAGGGCTAGGAATCGGAACCAAAAAGGAGGAGAGGAAAGCCCttctaacccttaaagggacaggctaggccaaaataaactttcatgattcagatagagcatgtcattttaaacaattttccaatttacttttatcaccaattttgctttgttctcttggtattcttagttgaaagcttaacctaggaggttcatatgctattttcttagaccttgaagcccacctatttcagattgcattttaacagtttttcaccactagagggtgttagttcatgtatttcatatagataacactgtgctcgtgcacgagaagttatctgggagcaggcactgattggctagactgcaagtctgtcaaaagaactgaaaaaaggggcagtttgcagaggcttagatacaagataatcacagaggttaaaagtatattattataaatgtgttagttatgaaaaactgggaaatgggtaataaagggattatctatcttttaaaacaataaaaattctggtgtagactgtccctttaatcaacaaaAGATCTTTAACATATCTAAGAAAATGCTAAATAAAAATGAGGAGTCTCTTTTGAAAAGAGGTTTATCTTTTACTCCTACTGTATCTCCCAATACGTTTATAAAATTTATAAGAGAATTTATAAAACAATACTTTGAAAGTCAAAAAAATTTAGGGTCTGAACTAATGTTCAGGCCACTGACTACATTTTGGATGATTTATTCAATAGCAATGTGTCTGATACTGTGGAGTCTATAAGATATGATTACCTGTCATAAAGAGGAGGACAGATTGGTTGAGagattggggtagatttatgaagcagttgatgctgcaatctacccccgtagtttcaggttcccctgaaacataagttaagaagcagcggtcttaagaccgctgctccttaactcgttcgccacttctgaggtggtggacagcaatcatcccgattgtattgacaccccctgctagtggccgattggccacgaatgtgtagGGGGGCGGTATTGCCAGGAGTGCTGATAAGGGCGGGGGGGATTGTGATTCAGGACAGAGCAGAATATCTTAAAGAAGCCTTCCGTTTATTGGGAGATGATAACACATACAGTGTCCTTGAATTACAACCCTACAGATATATACAAAAGTGAATATGACATTTTGGTAGAGAGTGGAAGGGAAAAAGGGATCCTGAACAAATTAGAATGGGAATTCCTGAAGGTACAGAACCCTAAACTGGCAGTGTTTTACCACCTCGCCAAAATCAATGAGTTGGAAAATCTACCAGGGAGGCCAATTATTTTGGGTATTGGGTCATTGACGACGAAATTGTCCAAATAAAGGGAAGGGAGTGTAAGATGGTGTCACTATTATTACTATAAGATAACTGTGATAAATAATCTCTTTTATTAGTTATGAAACCGATTACAGAGGGTTTAGGAAAGATTTTCCATGAGGTGAAAACAAAGCAACTTAAACCATACCCTAAATACATtattctgacaagcactgtactctgaggggaaccgggcctcaacctagactgaaaaccccttttcTCTGAAGAATCACAAACACATCTTCATTCTTtcattgggaatctttgcctcctcctagtggtagagaagagtaattcccatgggTAATGgatggtggactctcaccacctgtatgaaagaaatatttgtttttatctcCCCCCTATTTTCAGTATTAAATGCCTATATATGTTTAATGTTCTCATATCACAAGAAAGCCAAAAACGTCCACAGCACTCCAGGtaatctttttagcactttattgtgACAATtaaaaaagcaacgtttcaggttTACAACCTCTTAGACATGCTTGATACATTATACATTTTCACAAGAATTTTAAATCTTATTTTCGCGACATGGGGCCTCTAGCTGTACACATGCTCCCCCTAGTGGTCACTATGTGTAATTTACCTAATTGCTTACATCTTAC
This region includes:
- the C5H7orf25 gene encoding UPF0415 protein C7orf25 homolog isoform X2 — its product is MRYNAANMSVTSMLRERIAIAKELMKRAETLSRSRVGGVEGGVKLCSKLKAELKFLQKVEAGKVAIKESHLQSTNLTHLKAIIESAESLEEVIGVLHVFSYNDQFGEKQTLVVDVVANGGHTWVKAIGRKAEALHNIWLGRGQYGDKSVIEQAEDFLQASCQQPVQYSNPHIVFAFYNSVSKPMAEKLKDMGISVRGDIVAVNTMQEYPQDENYPSGSESDDDSSELLEVSKVDRENIVASIAFPTEIKVEVCNRVNLDITTLITYVSALSHGGCHLIFKEKVLTEQAAQERQEKVLPKLCSFMEGKELFASECAVKDFQSILETLGGPGERERAASLIKRITVVPDQPSERALKLAISSKINSRSISIFGTGDTLKAITMTANSGFVRAAANQGVKFSVFIHQPRALTESKESSATPLPKNYASSDFL
- the C5H7orf25 gene encoding UPF0415 protein C7orf25 homolog isoform X1, giving the protein MPRYNAANMSVTSMLRERIAIAKELMKRAETLSRSRVGGVEGGVKLCSKLKAELKFLQKVEAGKVAIKESHLQSTNLTHLKAIIESAESLEEVIGVLHVFSYNDQFGEKQTLVVDVVANGGHTWVKAIGRKAEALHNIWLGRGQYGDKSVIEQAEDFLQASCQQPVQYSNPHIVFAFYNSVSKPMAEKLKDMGISVRGDIVAVNTMQEYPQDENYPSGSESDDDSSELLEVSKVDRENIVASIAFPTEIKVEVCNRVNLDITTLITYVSALSHGGCHLIFKEKVLTEQAAQERQEKVLPKLCSFMEGKELFASECAVKDFQSILETLGGPGERERAASLIKRITVVPDQPSERALKLAISSKINSRSISIFGTGDTLKAITMTANSGFVRAAANQGVKFSVFIHQPRALTESKESSATPLPKNYASSDFL
- the C5H7orf25 gene encoding UPF0415 protein C7orf25 homolog isoform X3, with translation MSVTSMLRERIAIAKELMKRAETLSRSRVGGVEGGVKLCSKLKAELKFLQKVEAGKVAIKESHLQSTNLTHLKAIIESAESLEEVIGVLHVFSYNDQFGEKQTLVVDVVANGGHTWVKAIGRKAEALHNIWLGRGQYGDKSVIEQAEDFLQASCQQPVQYSNPHIVFAFYNSVSKPMAEKLKDMGISVRGDIVAVNTMQEYPQDENYPSGSESDDDSSELLEVSKVDRENIVASIAFPTEIKVEVCNRVNLDITTLITYVSALSHGGCHLIFKEKVLTEQAAQERQEKVLPKLCSFMEGKELFASECAVKDFQSILETLGGPGERERAASLIKRITVVPDQPSERALKLAISSKINSRSISIFGTGDTLKAITMTANSGFVRAAANQGVKFSVFIHQPRALTESKESSATPLPKNYASSDFL